From a single Streptomyces liliifuscus genomic region:
- a CDS encoding gluconeogenesis factor YvcK family protein, producing the protein MTGRSPRLSRLRRMAPEARGGKPVEGRGAKPRRRGAQPKVVALGGGMGLSASLAALRRITGDLTAVVTVADDGGSSGRLRDELGVLPPGDLRKALAALCGDDDWGQTWARVIQHRFQSKGELHEHAVGNLLIVALWEQLGDHVQALDLVGRLLGAHGRVLPMSAVPLELQALVKGHDPERPEDIDTVRGQATVALTPGEVQSVHVVPHDPPAVPEAVAAVLDADWVVLGPGSWFSSVIPHLLVPELLDALTETKARRVLSLNLAPQPGETDGFSPQRHLEVLGRHAPKLALDVVLADEAAVPDRDLLTDAAKRFGAAVELAPVARTDGSPRHDPELLAAAYDRIFRMHGRIGPWR; encoded by the coding sequence ATGACAGGACGTAGTCCGCGGCTGAGCAGACTGCGGCGGATGGCCCCCGAGGCACGCGGGGGCAAGCCCGTCGAGGGCCGTGGCGCCAAGCCGCGCCGCCGCGGCGCCCAGCCCAAGGTCGTCGCGCTCGGCGGCGGCATGGGCCTGTCCGCCTCGCTCGCCGCGCTGCGCCGCATCACCGGCGACCTCACCGCGGTCGTGACGGTCGCCGACGACGGCGGATCCAGCGGCCGGCTGCGCGACGAGCTGGGCGTGCTCCCGCCCGGCGACCTGCGCAAGGCCCTGGCCGCGCTGTGCGGCGACGACGACTGGGGCCAGACCTGGGCGCGCGTCATCCAGCACCGCTTCCAGTCCAAGGGCGAGCTGCACGAGCACGCGGTCGGCAATCTGCTGATCGTCGCCCTCTGGGAGCAGCTCGGTGACCATGTCCAGGCCCTCGACCTGGTCGGCAGGCTGCTGGGCGCGCACGGGAGGGTGCTGCCCATGTCCGCCGTGCCCCTGGAGCTCCAGGCGCTCGTCAAGGGCCACGACCCGGAGCGGCCCGAGGACATCGACACCGTCCGCGGACAGGCGACCGTGGCGCTCACGCCCGGCGAGGTGCAGTCCGTGCACGTCGTGCCGCACGACCCGCCCGCCGTCCCCGAGGCCGTCGCGGCGGTCCTCGACGCGGACTGGGTGGTCCTCGGCCCCGGCTCCTGGTTTTCCTCGGTGATCCCGCACCTGCTCGTGCCCGAGCTGCTCGACGCGCTCACCGAGACGAAGGCCCGCCGGGTCCTCTCCCTGAATCTCGCTCCGCAGCCCGGAGAAACCGATGGCTTCTCCCCGCAGCGTCATTTGGAGGTTTTGGGACGACACGCCCCTAAACTCGCCCTGGACGTGGTGCTGGCCGACGAGGCCGCCGTGCCCGACCGCGATTTACTGACCGATGCCGCCAAGCGGTTCGGCGCCGCGGTCGAGCTGGCGCCCGTGGCCCGGACCGATGGGTCTCCGAGGCACGATCCGGAGCTGTTGGCCGCCGCGTACGACCGTATTTTTCGGATGCATGGAAGGATCGGCCCATGGCGATGA
- a CDS encoding M14 family metallopeptidase has product MRRRARSILAAGALLLGGVAIAPMAQAEPGAAKAPGADEVKVFRADVTKEQVPLLLAAGQDSHELGEQVPDKGTATVEVYLTDKQADQLENKGVDLAEHKLSAKARARVAAAGDGVYRPYSGKGNLQEEILRTGQQNPSLTKVVSIGKTLQGQDILALKLTKGAKKTKDGAKPSMLYMSNQHAREWITPEMTRRLMHYYLDNYGKDQRVTKLVNSTELWFVLSANPDGYDWTFKAEGDRQWRKNMRDVNGDGAWTTGDGVDLNRNFSYKWGYDDEGSSPFPTSQTYRGASPGSEPETKALDAFERRIGFDYGINYHSAAELILYGVGWQVATPSPDDVLYKSLAGTPENPAIPGYRPQVSSELYTTNGEADGHASNVNGTAMFTPEMSTCQTASNVDPNDAWNAVDCESIFTFPDDEKLIQQEFAKNVPFALSVAEAAARPDQPKSSVGIDAPDFTPAPFTTSYSRGADQEITVVARKSVRDKELRYRVNGGRTEDMALKAWKGGETFGGEDNLYFDEYRAFVADGDPGDKVEVWFTGETRSGKPTSSERFTYTVAERPRADTLVVAEEGAAAATQAQTYVDALKANGRKPLVWDVATQGVPDALGVLGHFKSVVHYTGADRPGYATQLQLRAYLNEGGKLIEAGEQAGGNVALPGALTNDFSQYYLGAYSRTTTPGVTSFTGSGKLAGATGALGGAPGNPLNAAGAYSVTSDTLPVGTFPQFASAGAGAYPGTVNPYGPFAGASMAAVTHSDYAWNRLTRTIDLTGVTAADAPTLRTQLLWDTEAGYDHAALEAHTAGADDWTTLPEKGGATSTAVPAECEAGYFIQAHPALKRYLTPGSAGCTPTGTSGAWNSFTGASDGWQEVDFDLSAYAGKTVEVSLSYITDPGSGGHGVLADNASVVLGGTAGQTDGFETSLGAWSVPGPPAGSPAVVKDWGLSGELFKTYGAVTTRDTVLLGFGLEHVTAAADRTALLGKALAALRS; this is encoded by the coding sequence ATGAGACGAAGAGCGAGATCGATCCTCGCTGCCGGCGCGCTCCTGCTCGGCGGAGTGGCCATCGCACCCATGGCACAGGCAGAACCCGGCGCCGCGAAGGCCCCGGGCGCGGACGAGGTCAAGGTCTTCCGCGCGGACGTCACGAAGGAACAGGTACCCCTGCTCCTCGCGGCCGGCCAGGACAGTCACGAACTGGGCGAACAGGTCCCGGACAAGGGCACGGCCACGGTCGAGGTCTACCTCACCGACAAGCAGGCCGACCAGCTGGAGAACAAGGGCGTCGACCTCGCCGAGCACAAGCTCTCGGCCAAGGCACGCGCGCGCGTGGCCGCCGCGGGGGACGGGGTCTACCGGCCCTACAGCGGCAAGGGCAACCTCCAGGAGGAGATCCTCAGGACCGGGCAGCAGAACCCGTCCCTGACGAAGGTCGTCTCCATCGGCAAGACCCTCCAGGGGCAGGACATCCTGGCCCTCAAGCTCACCAAGGGCGCCAAGAAGACCAAGGACGGCGCCAAGCCCTCCATGCTGTACATGTCCAACCAGCACGCCCGTGAGTGGATCACGCCCGAGATGACCCGGCGTCTGATGCACTACTACCTGGACAACTACGGCAAGGACCAGCGGGTCACCAAGCTCGTGAACTCCACCGAGCTGTGGTTCGTCCTGTCCGCCAACCCGGACGGCTACGACTGGACGTTCAAGGCCGAGGGCGACCGTCAGTGGCGCAAGAACATGCGCGACGTCAACGGCGACGGCGCCTGGACCACCGGTGACGGCGTCGACCTCAACCGCAACTTCTCCTACAAGTGGGGCTACGACGACGAGGGTTCGTCGCCGTTCCCGACCAGCCAGACCTATCGCGGCGCGAGCCCCGGCTCCGAGCCCGAGACCAAGGCACTGGACGCCTTCGAGAGGCGGATCGGCTTCGACTACGGCATCAACTACCACTCCGCCGCAGAGCTGATCCTCTACGGAGTCGGCTGGCAGGTGGCGACGCCGAGCCCGGACGACGTGCTCTACAAGTCGCTCGCCGGAACCCCCGAGAACCCGGCGATCCCCGGCTACCGCCCGCAGGTCTCCTCCGAGCTCTACACGACCAACGGCGAGGCCGACGGCCACGCGTCCAACGTCAACGGCACGGCGATGTTCACCCCCGAGATGTCGACCTGCCAGACCGCGTCGAACGTCGACCCCAACGACGCCTGGAACGCGGTGGACTGCGAGTCGATCTTCACCTTCCCGGACGACGAGAAGCTGATCCAGCAGGAGTTCGCCAAGAACGTCCCGTTCGCGCTCTCCGTCGCCGAGGCCGCGGCCAGGCCCGACCAGCCGAAGTCCTCCGTCGGCATCGACGCCCCCGACTTCACCCCGGCCCCCTTCACCACGTCGTACTCCCGCGGCGCCGACCAGGAGATCACGGTCGTCGCCCGAAAGTCCGTACGCGACAAGGAGCTCAGGTACCGCGTCAACGGCGGTCGTACGGAGGACATGGCGCTCAAGGCCTGGAAGGGCGGCGAGACCTTCGGAGGCGAGGACAACCTCTACTTCGACGAGTACCGCGCCTTCGTGGCGGACGGCGACCCCGGCGACAAGGTCGAGGTCTGGTTCACCGGCGAGACGAGGAGCGGGAAGCCCACCTCCAGTGAGCGCTTCACCTACACCGTGGCCGAGCGGCCGCGCGCCGACACGCTGGTGGTCGCCGAGGAGGGTGCCGCCGCCGCGACGCAGGCACAGACCTACGTCGACGCCCTGAAGGCCAACGGCCGCAAGCCCCTCGTCTGGGACGTCGCCACCCAGGGCGTGCCGGACGCGCTCGGCGTCCTCGGCCACTTCAAGAGCGTCGTCCACTACACCGGCGCCGACCGCCCCGGATACGCCACCCAGCTGCAACTGCGCGCCTATCTCAACGAGGGCGGCAAGCTGATCGAGGCGGGCGAACAGGCGGGCGGCAACGTCGCACTGCCGGGCGCCCTGACGAACGACTTCAGCCAGTACTACCTCGGCGCCTACTCCCGTACGACGACACCGGGCGTCACGTCCTTCACCGGCTCGGGCAAGCTCGCCGGAGCCACGGGAGCGCTCGGCGGCGCACCCGGCAACCCGCTGAACGCGGCGGGCGCGTACAGCGTCACCTCGGACACGCTGCCCGTCGGGACGTTCCCGCAGTTCGCGAGCGCGGGAGCCGGGGCGTACCCGGGGACCGTCAACCCCTACGGTCCCTTCGCGGGCGCCTCCATGGCGGCGGTCACGCACTCCGACTACGCCTGGAACCGTCTCACCCGCACCATCGACCTCACCGGGGTCACCGCGGCCGACGCGCCCACCCTGCGCACGCAGCTCCTGTGGGACACCGAGGCCGGCTACGACCACGCGGCGCTCGAAGCGCACACGGCCGGGGCCGACGACTGGACCACGCTCCCCGAGAAGGGCGGCGCCACCAGCACCGCGGTTCCCGCGGAGTGCGAGGCCGGGTACTTCATCCAGGCGCACCCCGCCCTCAAGCGCTATCTGACCCCGGGCTCCGCCGGCTGCACCCCGACCGGCACGAGCGGTGCCTGGAACAGCTTCACCGGGGCCTCCGACGGCTGGCAGGAAGTCGACTTCGATCTCTCCGCGTACGCCGGAAAGACGGTGGAGGTGTCGCTGAGCTACATCACCGACCCGGGATCGGGCGGCCACGGTGTCCTCGCCGACAACGCCTCCGTCGTCCTCGGCGGCACGGCCGGCCAGACCGACGGATTCGAGACCTCGCTCGGCGCCTGGAGCGTTCCCGGACCGCCCGCGGGCAGCCCCGCGGTCGTGAAGGACTGGGGTCTGTCCGGCGAACTCTTCAAGACGTACGGAGCGGTCACCACGCGTGACACCGTGCTCCTCGGCTTCGGCCTGGAGCACGTCACCGCGGCCGCCGACCGAACGGCCCTGCTGGGCAAGGCCCTGGCGGCTCTGCGCAGCTGA
- the uvrC gene encoding excinuclease ABC subunit UvrC: MADPSSYRPKPGQIPDSPGVYKFRDEHRRVIYVGKAKSLRQRLASYFQDLAGLHPRTRTMVTTAASVEWTVVSTEVEALQLEYSWIKEFDPRFNVKYRDDKSYPYLAVTMNEQFPRVQVMRGQKKKGVRYFGPYGHAWAIRDTVDLLLRVFPVRTCSAGVFKNAARTGRPCLLGYIGKCSAPCVERVSPEEHRELAEEFCDFMAGRTGTYIRRLERRMTDAAEEMEYERAARLRDDIEALKKAMEKSAVVLADATDADLIALAEDELEAAVQIFHVRGGRVRGQRGWVTDKVEAVTTGDLVEHALQQLYGEETGDSVPKEVLVPALPEPVEPVQEWLAERRGSNVSLRIPQRGDKKALMETVQRNAHQALGLHKTKRASDLTTRSRALEEIAEALDLDSAPLRIECYDISHLQGDDVVASMVVFEDGLQRKGEYRRFQIKGFEGQDDVRSMHEVITRRFRRYLAEKEKTGEWADGENGLTEEDGRPKRFAYPPQLVVVDGGQPQVAAAQRALDELGIDDIAVCGLAKRLEEVWVPGEDDPVVLPRTSEGLYLLQRVRDEAHRFAITYQRTKRARRFRASPLDDVPGLGETRKQALIKHFGSVKKLRSATIDQICEVPGIGRKTAEAIAVALAQAVPAAPAVNTATGEIMEDEEFATEEYATDAESETTAGSAGEPVSAGSSDERRGQER, translated from the coding sequence ATGGCCGACCCCTCCAGCTACCGCCCCAAGCCGGGACAGATCCCCGACTCGCCGGGGGTCTACAAATTCCGCGACGAGCACCGCCGGGTGATCTACGTCGGGAAGGCGAAGAGCCTGCGCCAGCGCCTGGCGAGTTACTTCCAGGACCTCGCCGGCCTCCACCCGCGCACGCGCACGATGGTCACCACGGCCGCGTCGGTGGAGTGGACGGTGGTGTCCACGGAGGTCGAGGCGCTGCAGCTGGAGTACTCCTGGATCAAGGAGTTCGACCCCCGGTTCAACGTCAAGTACCGCGACGACAAGAGCTATCCGTATCTCGCGGTCACCATGAACGAACAGTTTCCGCGCGTGCAGGTGATGCGCGGCCAGAAGAAGAAGGGCGTGCGCTACTTCGGTCCCTACGGACACGCGTGGGCGATCCGCGACACCGTGGACCTCCTCCTGCGCGTCTTCCCCGTACGGACGTGCTCCGCGGGCGTGTTCAAGAACGCCGCGCGCACCGGCCGCCCCTGTCTGCTCGGCTACATCGGCAAGTGCTCCGCCCCCTGTGTCGAGCGGGTCTCCCCCGAGGAGCACCGCGAACTCGCCGAGGAGTTCTGCGACTTCATGGCCGGCCGCACGGGGACGTACATCCGCCGCCTGGAGCGACGGATGACGGACGCGGCGGAGGAGATGGAGTACGAGCGGGCCGCCCGCCTGCGCGACGACATCGAGGCCCTCAAGAAGGCCATGGAGAAGAGCGCCGTCGTGCTCGCCGACGCGACGGACGCCGACCTGATCGCGCTCGCCGAGGACGAGCTGGAAGCGGCCGTGCAGATCTTCCACGTACGCGGCGGCCGGGTCCGCGGCCAGCGCGGCTGGGTCACCGACAAGGTCGAGGCCGTCACCACGGGTGACCTGGTCGAGCACGCGCTGCAGCAGCTCTACGGAGAGGAGACCGGCGACTCCGTACCGAAGGAGGTGCTCGTCCCGGCGCTGCCCGAACCGGTGGAGCCCGTCCAGGAGTGGCTCGCCGAGCGCCGCGGGTCGAACGTGTCGCTGCGGATCCCGCAGCGCGGCGACAAGAAGGCCCTCATGGAGACGGTCCAGCGCAACGCGCACCAGGCGCTGGGCCTGCACAAGACCAAGCGGGCCTCCGACCTCACCACCCGCTCCCGGGCCCTGGAGGAGATCGCCGAGGCCCTCGACCTGGACAGCGCGCCGCTGCGGATCGAGTGCTACGACATCTCGCACCTCCAGGGCGACGACGTCGTGGCGTCGATGGTCGTCTTCGAGGACGGGCTGCAGCGCAAGGGCGAGTACCGCCGCTTCCAGATCAAGGGCTTCGAGGGCCAGGACGACGTCCGGTCCATGCACGAGGTGATCACCCGCCGCTTCAGGCGGTACCTCGCCGAGAAGGAGAAGACCGGCGAGTGGGCCGACGGCGAGAACGGGCTCACCGAGGAGGACGGGCGGCCCAAGCGGTTCGCGTACCCCCCGCAGCTGGTCGTCGTCGACGGCGGACAGCCGCAGGTCGCCGCAGCCCAGCGCGCGCTGGACGAGCTCGGTATCGACGACATCGCCGTGTGCGGCCTGGCCAAGCGCCTCGAAGAGGTCTGGGTGCCCGGCGAGGACGACCCGGTGGTGCTGCCACGTACCAGTGAAGGGCTCTATCTTCTTCAGCGTGTGCGCGACGAGGCGCACCGCTTCGCGATCACCTACCAGCGCACCAAGCGGGCCCGGCGGTTCAGGGCGAGCCCGCTGGACGACGTGCCGGGCCTCGGTGAGACGCGCAAACAGGCGTTGATCAAGCATTTCGGCTCGGTGAAGAAGCTGCGGTCCGCGACAATCGACCAGATCTGCGAGGTTCCCGGCATAGGCCGCAAGACGGCCGAGGCGATCGCCGTGGCCCTCGCCCAGGCGGTCCCGGCGGCACCCGCCGTGAACACCGCGACTGGAGAGATCATGGAAGACGAGGAATTCGCGACAGAGGAGTACGCGACAGACGCGGAATCCGAGACGACGGCGGGTTCCGCGGGGGAGCCCGTGTCCGCGGGCTCCTCGGACGAACGACGGGGGCAGGAGAGATGA
- the whiA gene encoding DNA-binding protein WhiA: protein MAMTAAVKDEISRLPVTRTCCRKAEVSAILRFAGGLHLVSGRIVIEAELDTAMAARRLKRDILEIFGHSSELIVMAPGGLRRGSRYVVRVVAGGDQLARQTGLVDGRGRPIRGLPPQVVSGATCDAEAAWRGAFLAHGSLTEPGRSSSLEVTCPGPEAALALVGAARRLSIAAKAREVRGVDRVVVRDGDAIGALLTRLGAHESVLAWEERRMRREVRATANRLANFDDANLRRSARAAVAAGARVGRALEILGEEVPEHLAAAGRLRMEHKQASLEELGALADPPLTKDAVAGRIRRLLAMADKRAQDLGIPGTESTLTEEMADNLAG from the coding sequence ATGGCGATGACGGCAGCGGTGAAGGACGAGATCTCCCGGCTTCCCGTCACCCGGACCTGCTGCAGAAAGGCGGAGGTCTCCGCCATCCTGCGGTTCGCGGGCGGCCTTCACCTGGTGAGCGGCCGCATCGTGATCGAGGCGGAGCTGGACACGGCGATGGCGGCGCGCCGGCTGAAGCGGGACATCCTGGAGATCTTCGGCCACAGCTCCGAGCTGATCGTGATGGCTCCGGGCGGTCTGCGCCGCGGCTCCCGTTACGTCGTACGGGTGGTCGCGGGCGGTGACCAGCTGGCCCGCCAGACGGGGCTCGTGGACGGCCGTGGCCGCCCGATCCGGGGTCTGCCGCCGCAGGTGGTCTCGGGGGCCACCTGCGACGCCGAGGCCGCCTGGCGCGGGGCCTTCCTGGCGCACGGCTCGCTCACCGAGCCCGGCCGCTCGTCCTCCCTGGAGGTGACCTGCCCGGGCCCGGAGGCCGCGCTCGCGCTGGTCGGCGCCGCCCGCCGCCTGTCGATCGCCGCGAAGGCCCGCGAGGTACGGGGCGTGGACCGGGTCGTCGTCCGGGACGGGGACGCCATCGGCGCCCTCCTGACCCGCCTCGGCGCCCACGAGTCCGTGCTGGCCTGGGAGGAGCGGCGGATGCGCCGCGAGGTCCGCGCCACCGCCAACCGGCTCGCCAACTTCGACGATGCCAACCTGCGCCGCTCGGCCCGCGCGGCCGTCGCCGCCGGGGCCCGCGTCGGGCGCGCCCTGGAGATCCTCGGCGAGGAGGTCCCGGAGCACCTCGCGGCCGCCGGGCGGCTGCGCATGGAGCACAAGCAGGCCTCCCTGGAGGAGCTGGGCGCGCTCGCCGACCCGCCGCTGACCAAGGACGCCGTCGCGGGCCGGATCCGCCGGCTGCTCGCCATGGCCGACAAGCGGGCCCAGGACCTCGGCATCCCGGGGACGGAGTCCACGCTCACCGAGGAGATGGCCGACAACCTCGCGGGCTGA
- the gap gene encoding type I glyceraldehyde-3-phosphate dehydrogenase, producing the protein MTIRVGINGFGRIGRNYFRALLEQGADIEIVAVNDLGDTATTAHLLKYDTILGRLKAEVSHTADTITVDGKTIKVLSERNPADIPWGELGVDIVIESTGIFTKKADAEKHIAGGAKKVLISAPAKDEDITIVMGVNQDKYDPANHHVISNASCTTNCVAPMAKVLDENFGIVKGLMTTVHAYTNDQRILDFPHSDLRRARAAAENIIPTTTGAAKATALVLPQLKGKLDGIAMRVPVPTGSATDLVVTLQREVTKDEVNAAFKKASDDGDLKGFLTYTEDQIVSSDIVGDPASCTFDSSLTMVQEGNTVKILGWYDNEWGYSNRLVDLTVFVGGQL; encoded by the coding sequence GTGACGATCCGCGTAGGCATCAACGGCTTTGGCCGCATCGGTCGTAACTACTTCCGCGCGCTGCTGGAGCAGGGTGCAGACATCGAGATCGTGGCTGTCAACGACCTGGGTGACACCGCGACCACCGCTCACCTGCTGAAGTACGACACCATCCTGGGCCGACTCAAGGCCGAGGTGTCGCACACCGCCGACACGATCACCGTCGACGGCAAGACGATCAAGGTTCTTTCCGAGCGCAACCCCGCCGACATCCCGTGGGGCGAGCTGGGCGTCGACATCGTCATCGAGTCGACCGGCATCTTCACCAAGAAGGCCGACGCCGAGAAGCACATCGCCGGTGGCGCCAAGAAGGTCCTCATCTCGGCCCCGGCCAAGGACGAGGACATCACCATCGTGATGGGCGTCAACCAGGACAAGTACGACCCGGCGAACCACCACGTCATCTCGAACGCCTCCTGCACCACCAACTGTGTGGCGCCGATGGCCAAGGTTCTCGACGAGAACTTCGGCATCGTCAAGGGCCTGATGACGACGGTCCACGCGTACACGAACGACCAGCGCATCCTGGACTTCCCGCACTCGGACCTGCGCCGCGCCCGCGCCGCCGCCGAGAACATCATCCCGACCACCACGGGTGCCGCGAAGGCCACCGCCCTGGTCCTCCCGCAGCTCAAGGGCAAGCTGGACGGCATCGCGATGCGCGTCCCGGTCCCGACCGGCTCGGCGACCGACCTGGTCGTGACGCTGCAGCGCGAGGTCACCAAGGACGAGGTCAACGCCGCGTTCAAGAAGGCCTCCGACGACGGCGACCTCAAGGGCTTCCTGACCTACACCGAGGACCAGATCGTCTCCTCGGACATCGTCGGTGACCCGGCCTCCTGCACCTTCGACTCCTCCCTGACCATGGTCCAGGAGGGCAACACGGTGAAGATCCTCGGCTGGTACGACAACGAGTGGGGCTACTCCAACCGCCTCGTGGACCTCACGGTCTTCGTCGGCGGCCAGCTCTAA
- the rapZ gene encoding RNase adapter RapZ produces MTEHEQEEPSAGRTAETEPSAAGTGEPHTAETEASHSEAREDRTQREAAGEATGQEADEAAQKDGAEVNTGTIIETAGVPEAAIPELVIISGMSGAGRSTAAKCLEDLGWFVVDNLPPALIPTMVELGARSQGNVARIAVVVDVRGRRFFDNLRESLADLETKHVTRRIVFLESSDDALVRRFEGVRRPHPLQGDGRIVDGIAAERELLRELRGDADLVIDTSSLNVHELRAKMDAQFAGEEEPELRATVMSFGFKYGLPVDADLVVDMRFLPNPHWVPELRQYTGLNEEVAAYVFNQPGAKEFLDRYAELLRLIQTGYRREGKRYVTIAVGCTGGKHRSVAMSEKLAARLVSEGVETVVVHRDMGRE; encoded by the coding sequence ATGACCGAGCACGAGCAGGAAGAACCCTCGGCAGGGCGCACGGCGGAAACCGAACCGTCCGCGGCCGGAACCGGGGAACCGCACACGGCTGAAACAGAGGCATCGCACAGCGAGGCACGCGAGGATCGAACGCAACGAGAGGCGGCCGGCGAGGCAACCGGCCAGGAAGCCGACGAAGCGGCACAGAAAGACGGAGCGGAAGTGAACACGGGCACGATCATCGAGACGGCCGGCGTCCCCGAGGCGGCCATTCCGGAGCTGGTGATCATCTCCGGGATGTCGGGCGCGGGCCGGTCCACCGCCGCCAAGTGTCTGGAGGACCTCGGCTGGTTCGTCGTCGACAACCTGCCGCCCGCGCTGATCCCCACCATGGTGGAGCTCGGCGCCCGCTCGCAGGGGAACGTGGCACGGATCGCGGTCGTCGTCGACGTCCGCGGGCGGCGATTCTTCGACAACCTGCGCGAGTCCCTCGCGGACCTGGAGACCAAGCACGTCACCCGGCGGATCGTCTTCCTGGAGTCCTCGGACGACGCCCTGGTGCGCCGCTTCGAGGGAGTGCGCCGACCGCACCCCCTCCAGGGCGACGGCCGCATCGTCGACGGCATCGCCGCCGAGCGCGAGCTGCTGCGCGAGCTGCGCGGCGACGCCGACCTGGTGATCGACACCTCCAGCCTGAACGTGCACGAGCTGCGCGCCAAGATGGACGCCCAGTTCGCGGGCGAGGAGGAGCCCGAGCTGCGGGCCACCGTCATGTCCTTCGGCTTCAAGTACGGCCTGCCGGTCGACGCCGACCTGGTCGTGGACATGCGGTTCCTGCCCAACCCGCACTGGGTCCCGGAGCTGCGCCAGTACACCGGCCTGAACGAGGAGGTGGCCGCGTACGTCTTCAACCAGCCCGGCGCCAAGGAGTTCCTCGACCGGTACGCCGAGCTGCTCCGGCTCATCCAGACCGGCTACCGCCGCGAGGGCAAGCGCTATGTGACCATCGCGGTCGGCTGCACCGGCGGCAAGCACCGCTCCGTCGCCATGTCGGAGAAGCTCGCCGCCCGTCTGGTGTCCGAGGGAGTGGAGACGGTCGTCGTCCACCGGGACATGGGCCGCGAATGA
- a CDS encoding response regulator transcription factor, with translation MDAAQPPARGTVVLADDDVLLREGLASLCERLGYEVAGQAGDANGLLELVAEHVPDLVIVDIRMPPTQSTEGLKAARGIRERYPDLGILVLSAFVEVEDALELLASGRRIGYLLKSRVTVVDEFIEALERIRKGGSVVDPSLVRELVSAQRRDDPLSFLSTREREVLELMAEGRSNAGIGRRLWVTEGTVEKHVRSILGKLRLPEAADDHRRVRAVLTFLESR, from the coding sequence ATGGACGCAGCACAGCCGCCCGCGCGCGGGACGGTCGTCCTGGCCGACGACGACGTCCTGCTCAGAGAGGGTCTGGCCAGCCTCTGCGAGCGGCTCGGCTACGAGGTGGCGGGCCAGGCCGGCGACGCGAACGGGCTCCTGGAACTGGTGGCCGAGCACGTGCCGGACCTGGTGATCGTCGACATCAGGATGCCGCCCACCCAGTCCACGGAGGGGCTGAAGGCGGCCCGGGGCATCCGTGAGCGGTATCCCGACCTCGGCATCCTCGTGCTGTCCGCCTTCGTGGAGGTCGAGGACGCCCTGGAGCTGCTCGCGAGCGGGCGGCGAATCGGCTATCTGCTCAAGAGCCGGGTCACGGTCGTGGACGAGTTCATCGAGGCGCTGGAGCGCATCCGCAAGGGCGGCTCGGTCGTCGACCCCTCCCTGGTGCGGGAGCTGGTCTCGGCCCAGCGCCGGGACGACCCGCTGTCCTTCCTCAGCACCCGGGAGCGGGAGGTGCTGGAGCTCATGGCCGAGGGCCGCTCGAACGCCGGCATCGGCCGGCGGCTGTGGGTGACCGAGGGCACCGTCGAGAAGCACGTCCGCAGCATTCTCGGCAAGCTCCGGCTGCCGGAGGCCGCGGACGACCACCGGCGGGTGCGGGCGGTGCTCACGTTCCTGGAGTCACGCTGA